GGCGTCCCGGACGAACTCCTGGTAGGCCTCGTCGATCACGACGACGACATGCGCAGGCACGTTCGCGAGGAAGCCGACCACCTCGTCCCGCGTGAGGATCGGGCCCGTGGGGTTGTTGGGCGTGCAGAGCAGGACCACGCGTGTGCGGTCCGTGATGGCCCGTGCCATGGCCTCGAGGTCGTGCCGCCCGTCGGCCCGGACCGGGACCTGCACGCCTGCGGCACCGGCGAGGCCCACGCTGATGGGATAGGCCTCGAAGGAACGCCAGGCGTAGACCACCTCGTCGGGTGCGTCGAAGTCGTTCTGCCCGGCGAAGGTGGCGAGGATCTGGTTCAGGGCGCCGAGGCTGCCCGCCCCGGTCACGATGTCGGTGGGGGGCACGCCCAGGTACGCGGCCAGTTCGGTCCGCAGGGCCGTCGTCAGGGGGTCCGGGTAGCGGTTGATCGAGGTCTCGGCAGCGATCGCCTCGAGTACCGCGGGAAGGGGCGGCAACGGATTCTCGTTGGAGGAGAGCTTGAAGCTCTCCAACCCCTCGACCACGACGGGAGGCTTGCCGGCCGCGTAGCGCGGGAGCTTCCCGAGGACACCGCGCGGCCGGATGCCGGGTTCGTTGCGGGGGTCCGCGTGTGCGGGGTCTGAAGGCGTTGCCGGAAGGTCATCGATCGACGTCATGGGCTTAGCCTAGACCCGCCGCCCCGGGCCTGCGGGGGCTCCCCGGCTCCCCGGTCCGGGCCTGGGCAGGGCGCCGGCTGGCCGTGAAGGAGTAGCGGCGGGCCGTCCCGGACGCCGCCGCCGTGGCCAGCAGGGCCGCCGCCGGCGCCAGGGACGGGGCATCGCTCGCGTCCACGAGCCGCGCCCCGACCGCGTAGTTGTCCAGTGCGTGGGCGGGTCCGGGGCCCCCGGGCGCGGGCGGGCCGTCATCCCGGCGACCGGGGCCCGGTACCGGGGTGTCGAGCACGACGGTGGTCCGGTGACGGCCGTCGCCGTTGGGCAGCGCGTCGAGCCGCGGCACCATGTCGTCGTGGTGCTCGAGATAGAGGTATTCGCCCGCCCCCGCTGCCTGCATCCCCGTGGGCGAGCCGACGGTCAGGACCAGCTGGACGTCGAACCGCTCCCCCACTGCGCCCGAACCGGCCAGGTTCACGGCGTGGAGACCGCCCTGGCTGTACCCCGCGACGATGAGGGCGTCCCCGTCCCGGGCGCCCGCCCGGTCGAGGGCCTCCAGCACGGCGGCATCGGTGTACCGGCTGTCCTCCCCGACGGCCTCCGCGATCCCGCCCGCGTCGAACGGATTGCTGCCGGGCCCGCGGCCGCCTCCCGCCTGCGTGCCAGGGAGGGCGACGACGAAGACGGGGTCCGCGGGCGTACCCGCCCGGAGCACCTCGAACGTCCCCGGGTCCTCGGCCTCGACGGTGGCGAGGCGATCGAGGACTCCCGCGACCGTGCCGTCGAAGGCGACCACCGCGCCCACGTCTCCGGCCCGCACCTGGACAGGACCGACGTCCAGCAGTCCCCTGGCGACGGCTTCCCGGGCGAGGGCCCGCGCCAGCACCGCATTCCGGGTGCGGGCGGCCTCGGTGGCCGCGACGGCCACGCCGTCGGCCACCTGGTAGGCCCGCAGGCTCGCACTCAACCGGTCCCGGGTGGAGGACAGGGCCCGCCCGTCGGCCAGTGCCGACGCCCAGGCGGCGTCGAGGTGCGCGAGGGCCGCCTGGTAGGACGGTCCCGCCACACCCCCGGGCGGCTGGAGGTGGAGGATCCGCCAGGGCAGCTCGGCGAGGTCGCGGTCGAGGTAGGTGAGGGCGACGGCGATGTCCCCCGGTGTCGGCGGCGAGGAGCGCCAGCACCCGCACCGCCTCGTCGAGTTCCTCCCACTGGAACCGTATGCCGCCCACGCCGCCGCGGATGGTCAGCGGGCCGTCGTCGCCCTCCACCGGGCGGAGGCCGTCCATCAGGAGCCCGCCCACCCCGGCAGGAACTCCGCCTCACCGAGGAGCCGACCGTAGACGCCGAGGTCGGCCGCCGCCGCGTCGAGCAGGTCGATGGTCCGGGACAGCTCTGTGCAGCGCTCGGAGAGGTAGGCCCTGAAGGCCGAGCCGGCGGGCGACTCCCAGGAGAGCAGGGACACCGCCAGCGCGTGCCGGCGGACACCGTCGAGCTGCTCCGCGTGCCCCCGGAGGGCGGCCTCCATCGCCGCGACCTGCAGGCTCGGAGCACCGGGCCCTGCACCGCCTGGTCCGCCGTCCATGTCCGTCCCCCTTCCTGGCGTCCCTCCACGCTAGGAAGGGGACGCGCTCGGGGCGGCGGGGCCGGCCGGTATGTGGACAGCGGCGGCCCCCGATGCCGTGAAAGGATGGGGGCATGGCTGACTCCGCACTCCCCCGGGTTGAATTCGCTGCACTGTCCCGAGAAGAGGGGACGGCGCTGACCCTCGGCCCGCTCGACGGCCGGTACCGGGAGGCGGTCGCCCCGCTCATCGATTTCCTGTCCGAGGCGGCGCTCAACCGGGACCGCGTGCACGTCGAGGTCGAGTGGCTGATCCACCTCACGCGCAACGCCGTCCTCCCCGGGACGGAACCGCTCACCGCGGAGCAGGAGGCGGGCCTCAGGGCCGTCGTCACGTCCTTCGACGCCGGTTCCGTGGCCGAACTCGGTGAGATCGAGGCCGTCACCGTCCACGACGTGAAAGCTGTGGAGTACTACATCGGGCGGCGCCTGGAGGGCCTGGGCATCGCCCGCCTGAAGCCCCTCGTCCACTTCGGCTGCACCTCCGAGGACATCAACAACCTCTCCTACGCCCTCGGGATCAAGGGCGCCGTCCTCGACACCTGGCTCCCTGCCGCACGCAGCCTCGTCGCCGCCATCGGGGACCTGGCCCGGTCCACGAGGGACACCCCGATGCTGTCCCGCACCCACGGTCAGCCCGCCACGCCCACCACGCTGGGCAAGGAGATGGCCGTCGTCGCGCACCGCCTGACCCGGCAGCTCGAGCGCGTCGCCGCGACGGAGTTCCTCGGCAAGATCAACGGGGCCACCGGGACGTACGCCGCCCACTACGCCTCGGCCCCCCAGGCCGACTGGCAGGACGTCTCCCGGTCCTTCGTGGAGGGCCTCGGTCTGTCCTGGAACCCCCTGACCACCCAGATCGAATCGCACGACTGGCAGGCGGAGCTGTACTCCGACGTCGCCCGTTTCAACCGGATCCTGCACAACTTCTGCACCGACGTGTGGAGCTACATCTCCATCGGGTACTTCGCCCAGATCCCCGTGGCGGGGGCGACGGGCTCCTCGACGATGCCCCACAAGGTCAACCCCATCCGCTTCGAGAACGCGGAGGCCAACCTCGAGATCTCCTCGGCCCTCCTCGACGTCCTGGCATCCACCCTCGTGACCTCGCGCTGGCAGCGGGACCTGACGGACTCGTCGAGCCAGCGCAACATCGGCGTGGCCCTCGGGCACTCGCTGCTCGCCATCTCGAACGTCGCGAAGGGCCTCGCCCGGCTCGACGTGGCGGAGGACGTCCTCGCGGCCGACCTCGACGGGAACTGGGAGGTCCTCGGTGAGGCCGTGCAGATGGTCATGCGGGCAGAGGCGATCGCGGGCGTGCCCGGCCTCGACGACCCGTACGAGCGGCTCAAGGAACTGACCCGCGGCCACCGGGTGGACGCGGACCGTATGCGGGAGTTCGTCGGCAGCCTCGGCCTCAGCGACGAGGCGGAGCAGCGCCTGCTCGCCCTGTCGCCCGCACGCTACACCGGCATCGCGGCCCGCCTCGTGGACCACCTCGGCTGACCCGACCCGGGCCCGGAACGGGCACCGCGCCGGCGCCGAAGAGCGGCCGGACCGCTAGCACGCCGCGGCCGCCCGCGGACTGCCCGTACCTCCTTGACGCCGTCTCGCCGCGGATAGAACGCTGGATGGATGGAGTGGTGGACCGGTGTCCTGACGGCGGAGGACTACGAGGTGGGCCGTCAGATCGTGCAGCGCGGCGTGGCCGCCGTGTACCTGATCGCCTTCCTGTCCGCCGTGGCGCAGTTCCCCGCGCTCCTCGGCGAGAAGGGGCTGATGCCCGTCCCGGTGTTCCTCGAGCGGGCCGGCAAGCGGGCCGGCCCCTCGCTGTTCCACCGGCACTACTCCGACCGCCTGCTGCTCACCGTCGCCTGGGCGGGCGCGGCCGTCTCCGCCCTGCTGGTCCTCGGGCTCCCGCAGGCCGGACCGCCCTGGGTGCCGCTCGTGGCGTTCCTCACCATCTGGTGGCTCTACACCTCGATCGTGAACGTGGGCCAGACGTTCTACGGGTTCGGCTGGGAGAGCCTGCTCCTCGAGGCAGGCTTCATCGTCGCGTTCCTCGGGTCCGAAGAGGTGGCACCGCCCTTCCTCGTCCTGCTGATGATCCGCTGGCTCGTGTTCCGCCTCGAATTCGGTGCGGGGATGATCAAGATGCGCGGCGACCGCTCCTGGCGCGACCTGACGGCCCTGTACTACCACCACGAGACGCAGCCCATGCCGAACCCTGCCAGCCGGTTCTTCCACCTCCTGCCCAAGCCGCTCCACCGCATCGAGGTCGCCGGGAACCACGTCACGCAACTCGCCGTGCCGTTCCTCCTGTTCACCCCGCAGCCGGTCGCGGGCTTCGCGGCACTGGTGATGATCATCACCCAGGGCTGGCTGGTGCTGTCCGGCAACTTCGCGTGGCTCAATACGCTGACCATCATCCTGGCGTTCGGCGCCGTGCCCGATGCCTTCTACGAGGCGGTGTTCCCGGCGCTGGACATGTCCGGCGCCTACACGCCGACGCCGCTGTGGTTCACGGTCGTCGTCGTCCTCGCGATGCTGCTCCTGGCCTACCTGAGCTGGCCGTCGCTGGTGAACCTGTTCGCCCGCCGGCAACTGATGAACGCATCCTTCAACCGCTGGCACCTCGGCAACGCGTACGGCGCGTTCGGCAGCGTCACGCAGGCCCGCTACGAGGTGATCGTGGAGGGCACGCTCGACGACGTCGGCCCCGGGGCGCAGTGGCGCGAGTACGAGTTCAAGGGCAAACCGGGGGACCCGTCGCGCATGCCGCGCCAGTTCGCGCCCTACCACCTGCGGCTGGACTGGATGATGTGGTTCCTCGCCCTCGGGTCCGACGGCGGCTGGTTCACGCCGTTCCTCGTCAGGCTCCTCCGGGCGGACCCGCTGATCCTGAAACTGCTGCGGAAGAACCCGTTCGACGGCGCACGGCCCCGCTATGTGCGGGCACGGATCTTCCTCTACCGCTTCGCGACGCGGGAGGAGAAGCGGCAGACAGGGCTGTGGTGGATCCGCGAACCGCAGGGCATGCTCGTCCACCCCGCGTCACTGCGGGCCGAGGTCCCCTGAGGCCTCGCCCTGCCCTGTCGGACCGGGTCGGCGATGCACGGGGTGCGGCCGACCGTCAGGCGGGGACGGCCTGTGCCGCTCCGGCCGCCGCCGAGGTGCCCAGGTCGCTGCCGGGAAGTGCCCGGTCGGCGGTCAGGGCCGCGGTCCAGGCCTCGGTGGTGCCGACGGAGGCCCAGTTGGAGTTGAGCAGTGCGAGCAGGGTCGTGTGGACCGTCCTGGCGTCGGCGAAACCGGCGTCGTTCGCGATGTTGATCGCGCCGGTGGCGTCGGAGAGGACTTCCGTGGCGAATCCGAGGCCTTCCGCCTCGACGGCTGATCCGAGGATGCAGTTGTTGGTCATGTAGCCCACCAGGGTGACGGTGTCGACCTCGTTCTGGTGCAGCCACCCTGCGAGGTCGGTGCCCGCGTAGACGGACCCGTACTGCTTGACGACGCTCTTCCACGCTCCGGTGCGCCGGGTCTCGACCTCGGGGTGGAGCTCGAATTCGGGGCTGCCCGGAGCGAAGACGGGAGCGCCTTCGCCTGCGGTGTGCTGGATGACGGCGATGGGGATGCCGGCGGCGGTGGCGGCGTCGATGGCCGCCGTGATCCGCGGCAGGGACTGCTCGTGCGGGGGGTACTGGATCTCGAGGAGACCATCGAAATACTGCTGCTGGACGTCGACGAGAACGAGGGCGCGGCGGGGGTTGCTCATGGGGCTTCTCCTGGATCGATGGGTGACACACGTCGGGTTGGCGCTGCTTCCATCCTCCCGGGAGCAGCACCGCGCCACCAGTGGCACGCATGCCTCTGTACGATGGATCCGGGCCACACGGGAGGATGAATCGTGCAGATAGCGGTGTATGCCTTCGACGGCGTGACCATGTTCCACCTGGCGGTCCCGCAGATGGTCTTCGACGAAGTCACGCGGCAGGGTCTCGGAGAGTGGACGACCAGGCTGTTCTCCGACCGTCCCGGCTCGATCCGCACGGCCGAGGGCTACCGGCTGGCCGGGATCGAAGGTCCCGGGATCGCGGCGGAGGCGGATGTCGTGGTGGTCCCCTCCTGGTTCGAGGACGGGCGCGAGCCGGGCGACACCCTGCGGGCCGTGCTGCAGGCTGCGCACCAGCAGAAGGTGACAGTCCTGGGCCTGTGTCTTGGTGCGATCGCCCTGGCGGACGCCGGCCTGTTGACCGGCCGGCAGGCCGTCACGCACTGGCAGGCCTTTCCCGCCCTGGCGGAGCGGCACCCGGACATCCTCCTCGACCGCTCCGTCCTGTACATCGACCACGGGGACGTCATGACGTCGGCGGGCACTGCCTCGGGCCTGGATGCCTGCCTGCATGTTGTCAGGGACCGCCTCGGGGCCGACGCGGCGAACACGGTGGCCCGCAGTCTCGTCATCGCACCCCACCGCGAGGGCGGACAGGCACAGTACATCGAGCAGCCGGTGTCCCAGCGGTCCACCGACGACCCGATCGCGACCCTGCTCGAGTGGACACTGGGCAATCTGCGCGAGCCGCTCACCGTCGACCGCCTCGCGGAACAGGCGCACATGAGCCGCCGCACGTTCGTCCGCGCCTTCCGGGCCTCCACGGGGACGACACCCTCCGCCTGGCTACGGTCGCGGCGGCTCGACGCCGCCCGTCGCCTGCTGGAGACCACGGACCGGTCGATCGATCAGATCGCCACGGACTGCGGGTTCGGCAACGCCGTCACCCTCCGCCAGGGCTTCGCAGCCGCCTTCTCCACCACGCCGACCGGTTACAGGCGACGCTTCGACGCCCGACCCGCCACGCCACCCCTCGACTGACACCAGGCGCGAGCGCGCACCCGGTCCGGCAGCCCGGCCCGCATCAGTGGTGATGCTGGTGGACGACGGCGTGGCCCTTGCCGCGGCTGATGAGCCAGCGGTTCACGGGTGTCGTGATGACGAAGGCCAGTGCCAGCGAGGCGGCAAGCGCACCCCAGAACAAGGCGGAAGAGATCCCGGCATCCATGGCGCCCGGAATGGTGAGCATGGCGGTGTTGTCGATGATCTCCATCACGGCGATGGAGACGGTGTCCGCCGCGAGGGCGACCTTCAGGGCGCTGCGCCAGGGGACGCCGACCCGGAGCACCCCGCGCATCGTCAGCGCGTACCCGAAGACGAAGGCCAGCGCGACGGACAGGACGACAGTCGCCAGGTTGTGCAGGCCCAGGCTCGTGCCGATCACCATCCCCAGCACCTCGCCGATCGCGCACCCGGTGAGGCAGTGCAGGGTCGCTGTCGCCGCCATGGACCAGGACGTCGTCGACGGCCCACCGTGACGGTGGGCCGTCTGCATGTTCTCACTCATCTGCTTCTCCTTCGCCGGCCCGCCGGACCACTCATCGGATCCGCCGAGGTGCTCTTGCTTGCTTCCATTACCCCCCAGGGGTATAAAGAGTAGCGCATACCCCCTAGGGGTATCAAGACCTGCCACCCGTTGTCCGAGGAGTCCCGATGCCCATGACGTCGCCCGCCCCACGTCCGACAGCCGCACCCCCTACCGCGAAGAGCCGGCGTCTTGGCCTGGCGTTGCTGGTGGTTGCCGGCGCCCAGCTGATGCTGGTGCTCGATGATTCGATCGCGAACATCGCGCTGCCCTCGATCCAGAACGAGCTCGGGATCTCTCCCGCGAGCCTGCCCTGGGTGATCAACGCCTACATCCTGGCGTTCGGAGGTCTGCTGCTCTTCGGCGGAAGACTCGGTGACCTCTTCGGCCGGCAGCGGATCCTGCAGATCGGCATCGGCCTGTTCACGCTCTCGTCCGTCGTCGCGGGCCTCGCACCCGCCGGCCCGGTTCTCGTCGCGGCGCGGACGGCCCAGGGGCTCGGCGCCGCGCTGACCGCGCCGAATGCCCTGGCGCTGATCACCACGACCTTCCCTGCCGGCGAGGCCCGGAACAAGGCACTGGCCCTGTACGGCGCGATGTCGGGCCTCGGTGTGACCGTGGGCCTGCTGCTGGGAGGCGTGCTGACAGGGACGCTCGGCTGGCGGTGGGTGTTCTTCATCAACATCCCCGTCGGGCTCGCCCTCCTCGCCGGCACCCGGATCCTCGTCGACGCACGGCGGCACACGGGCAGGCTCGATCTACCTGGGGCGGCTGCCGGCACGGGCGGGATCGCAGCCCTGGTCTTCGCCATCATCCAGGGCGGTGAACAGGGCTGGGGTGGCCCGATGACGCTGATCGCCTTCGGCCTGGCCGGTGTCCTGCTGCCTGCGTTCGTCATCATCGAATCCCGCAGCACGGATCCGATGCTGCCACTGCGCCTGTTCCGGGACCGCAACCGCATCGGCTCCTACCTCGGCATGCTGTTGGTCAGTTTCGGGCCCATGGGCACCTTCTACCTGCTGACCCTCTTCATGCAGCACATCCTCTTGTACGACCCGGTCCGCACCGGACTGGCCTGGCTGCCCTTCGGCGCCGGCATCGTCGTTTCCGCCGGCATCGCCTCGAAACTCGTCGTCCGGTTCGCTCCGCGCGTCGTCGCCGTCGCAGGGATCCTCATCTCCACCGCCGCGATCCTGTGGCTGTCGACGATCACCCCGTCCTCCGGGTACGTACAGCACCTCATGGTCGGGATCTTCGCCGTCGCCGTCGGATTCGGCCTGAGTTTCGTGCCCCTGACCCTCACCGCGGTCACCGGCGTCCGGCCGGAGGACTCGGGCATCGCCTCGGCGCTGCTCAATGCAGCCCAGCAGATCGGCGTCGCCCTCGGCATCGCAGCGCTGTCCACCATCAGCGTCACCACCACCGAGAGCCGGCTACCGAACGCCCTCGCGGCCCTCCACACGGCCCGCACCGCCGGCGATACCGACGCCGTGGCGAACGCCAGCCAGGCCATCGTCGACGGATACTCCACGGCCCTGAGCAGCGGAGCGCTCATCCTCGCCGCCGCCGCGCTTCTCGTGGCCCTCCTGGTCACCGCCCGCGCGCCGCACCAGCAGGAGATCGCAGGGAT
This genomic interval from Arthrobacter agilis contains the following:
- the purB gene encoding adenylosuccinate lyase, whose product is MADSALPRVEFAALSREEGTALTLGPLDGRYREAVAPLIDFLSEAALNRDRVHVEVEWLIHLTRNAVLPGTEPLTAEQEAGLRAVVTSFDAGSVAELGEIEAVTVHDVKAVEYYIGRRLEGLGIARLKPLVHFGCTSEDINNLSYALGIKGAVLDTWLPAARSLVAAIGDLARSTRDTPMLSRTHGQPATPTTLGKEMAVVAHRLTRQLERVAATEFLGKINGATGTYAAHYASAPQADWQDVSRSFVEGLGLSWNPLTTQIESHDWQAELYSDVARFNRILHNFCTDVWSYISIGYFAQIPVAGATGSSTMPHKVNPIRFENAEANLEISSALLDVLASTLVTSRWQRDLTDSSSQRNIGVALGHSLLAISNVAKGLARLDVAEDVLAADLDGNWEVLGEAVQMVMRAEAIAGVPGLDDPYERLKELTRGHRVDADRMREFVGSLGLSDEAEQRLLALSPARYTGIAARLVDHLG
- a CDS encoding DUF4396 domain-containing protein; amino-acid sequence: MSENMQTAHRHGGPSTTSWSMAATATLHCLTGCAIGEVLGMVIGTSLGLHNLATVVLSVALAFVFGYALTMRGVLRVGVPWRSALKVALAADTVSIAVMEIIDNTAMLTIPGAMDAGISSALFWGALAASLALAFVITTPVNRWLISRGKGHAVVHQHHH
- a CDS encoding isochorismatase family protein yields the protein MSNPRRALVLVDVQQQYFDGLLEIQYPPHEQSLPRITAAIDAATAAGIPIAVIQHTAGEGAPVFAPGSPEFELHPEVETRRTGAWKSVVKQYGSVYAGTDLAGWLHQNEVDTVTLVGYMTNNCILGSAVEAEGLGFATEVLSDATGAINIANDAGFADARTVHTTLLALLNSNWASVGTTEAWTAALTADRALPGSDLGTSAAAGAAQAVPA
- a CDS encoding histidinol-phosphate transaminase; the protein is MTSIDDLPATPSDPAHADPRNEPGIRPRGVLGKLPRYAAGKPPVVVEGLESFKLSSNENPLPPLPAVLEAIAAETSINRYPDPLTTALRTELAAYLGVPPTDIVTGAGSLGALNQILATFAGQNDFDAPDEVVYAWRSFEAYPISVGLAGAAGVQVPVRADGRHDLEAMARAITDRTRVVLLCTPNNPTGPILTRDEVVGFLANVPAHVVVVIDEAYQEFVRDADAVDGIALYRDHPNVIVLRTFSKAHGLAGLRVGYSVAQQGLTEHLRVSAVPFAVSQVAEHAAVTSLRHIDEVEARVQSIVDERTRVVDGLRDLGWTIPEAQGNFVWLSLGEHTQDFAAKAGERALSVRAFGTEGVRVSIGEEAANSRFLELCGEYSHRPAAW
- a CDS encoding lipase maturation factor family protein; its protein translation is MEWWTGVLTAEDYEVGRQIVQRGVAAVYLIAFLSAVAQFPALLGEKGLMPVPVFLERAGKRAGPSLFHRHYSDRLLLTVAWAGAAVSALLVLGLPQAGPPWVPLVAFLTIWWLYTSIVNVGQTFYGFGWESLLLEAGFIVAFLGSEEVAPPFLVLLMIRWLVFRLEFGAGMIKMRGDRSWRDLTALYYHHETQPMPNPASRFFHLLPKPLHRIEVAGNHVTQLAVPFLLFTPQPVAGFAALVMIITQGWLVLSGNFAWLNTLTIILAFGAVPDAFYEAVFPALDMSGAYTPTPLWFTVVVVLAMLLLAYLSWPSLVNLFARRQLMNASFNRWHLGNAYGAFGSVTQARYEVIVEGTLDDVGPGAQWREYEFKGKPGDPSRMPRQFAPYHLRLDWMMWFLALGSDGGWFTPFLVRLLRADPLILKLLRKNPFDGARPRYVRARIFLYRFATREEKRQTGLWWIREPQGMLVHPASLRAEVP
- a CDS encoding GlxA family transcriptional regulator, with amino-acid sequence MQIAVYAFDGVTMFHLAVPQMVFDEVTRQGLGEWTTRLFSDRPGSIRTAEGYRLAGIEGPGIAAEADVVVVPSWFEDGREPGDTLRAVLQAAHQQKVTVLGLCLGAIALADAGLLTGRQAVTHWQAFPALAERHPDILLDRSVLYIDHGDVMTSAGTASGLDACLHVVRDRLGADAANTVARSLVIAPHREGGQAQYIEQPVSQRSTDDPIATLLEWTLGNLREPLTVDRLAEQAHMSRRTFVRAFRASTGTTPSAWLRSRRLDAARRLLETTDRSIDQIATDCGFGNAVTLRQGFAAAFSTTPTGYRRRFDARPATPPLD
- a CDS encoding MFS transporter: MPMTSPAPRPTAAPPTAKSRRLGLALLVVAGAQLMLVLDDSIANIALPSIQNELGISPASLPWVINAYILAFGGLLLFGGRLGDLFGRQRILQIGIGLFTLSSVVAGLAPAGPVLVAARTAQGLGAALTAPNALALITTTFPAGEARNKALALYGAMSGLGVTVGLLLGGVLTGTLGWRWVFFINIPVGLALLAGTRILVDARRHTGRLDLPGAAAGTGGIAALVFAIIQGGEQGWGGPMTLIAFGLAGVLLPAFVIIESRSTDPMLPLRLFRDRNRIGSYLGMLLVSFGPMGTFYLLTLFMQHILLYDPVRTGLAWLPFGAGIVVSAGIASKLVVRFAPRVVAVAGILISTAAILWLSTITPSSGYVQHLMVGIFAVAVGFGLSFVPLTLTAVTGVRPEDSGIASALLNAAQQIGVALGIAALSTISVTTTESRLPNALAALHTARTAGDTDAVANASQAIVDGYSTALSSGALILAAAALLVALLVTARAPHQQEIAGMPGAGQQIRG